A single window of Planktothrix serta PCC 8927 DNA harbors:
- the sipA gene encoding regulatory protein SipA, producing the protein MEKEFEIRQKVKVIAIPPYVKTAEPMPILRPSSVIKLGEVGVVIDRRPGGYWGVLFQKGAFLMESQYIEVVKSSENNKDTTEHI; encoded by the coding sequence ATGGAAAAAGAGTTTGAAATTCGCCAAAAAGTTAAAGTAATTGCCATTCCTCCTTATGTAAAAACGGCAGAACCCATGCCGATTTTACGTCCATCCAGCGTGATTAAACTCGGTGAAGTCGGTGTTGTGATTGATAGACGACCCGGCGGCTATTGGGGGGTTTTATTTCAAAAGGGAGCATTTTTAATGGAGAGCCAGTATATCGAAGTGGTGAAATCCTCTGAAAATAATAAGGATACGACTGAACATATTTGA
- a CDS encoding antitoxin, which translates to MDTAKLLKNSNEQTLVLPEEYQFSGDEVYLKKIGNVLILIPKDHPWQSLFESLNLFSENRWHHFDA; encoded by the coding sequence ATGGATACTGCTAAACTTTTAAAAAATAGCAATGAACAAACTCTAGTCTTACCCGAAGAATATCAATTTTCTGGAGATGAAGTTTATCTCAAAAAAATTGGAAATGTTTTAATTTTAATTCCTAAAGATCATCCTTGGCAATCTTTATTTGAAAGTTTAAATCTATTTTCTGAAAATAGGTGGCATCACTTTGATGCGTGA
- a CDS encoding alpha/beta hydrolase — protein sequence MKIPKPQRLQPRWILGVLAGVLVSNSVVPIPQAKAHHPSACPPSPDYMRVPSPILDFPNPDRTVFCGEDRVILTYGPFQVPILVSELKNFAETGTMTKTIGQIVKASKIEADTLRGLMTLEVGFDLVPFACILYSPEGQELTDTIGTTVRTHRGKPGIAYSTEAVNGKAIRAALINALSEDGKLSFLDIVSYYPVPGMYIDVANIPETVDKVKGLAGNLDSLLKKASQYGKAGCSLNSLFLIPTLTPQLFDTKPINPYI from the coding sequence ATGAAAATACCAAAACCTCAAAGACTACAACCGAGATGGATTTTGGGGGTACTTGCTGGGGTATTAGTCAGCAACAGTGTTGTCCCGATTCCCCAAGCAAAAGCGCACCATCCTAGCGCTTGCCCTCCATCCCCGGATTACATGAGAGTCCCTTCACCGATTCTCGATTTCCCTAACCCGGATCGCACGGTATTCTGTGGGGAAGATCGTGTAATTCTAACCTACGGCCCTTTCCAAGTCCCGATCTTGGTTAGTGAATTAAAGAATTTTGCCGAAACTGGGACAATGACCAAAACGATTGGCCAAATCGTTAAGGCGTCTAAAATTGAAGCGGATACCCTTCGGGGTCTAATGACCTTAGAAGTCGGCTTTGATCTAGTTCCCTTTGCTTGTATTCTCTATTCCCCAGAAGGCCAGGAATTAACCGATACTATCGGGACAACGGTTAGAACCCATCGGGGAAAACCTGGAATCGCCTACAGCACTGAAGCGGTTAACGGTAAAGCCATCCGTGCGGCTCTAATCAATGCCCTCAGTGAAGATGGGAAGCTTTCCTTCTTGGATATTGTGAGCTACTATCCCGTTCCTGGAATGTACATTGATGTCGCTAATATTCCTGAGACGGTTGATAAAGTTAAAGGTTTAGCAGGGAATCTTGATTCTCTGCTTAAGAAAGCCTCTCAATATGGGAAAGCTGGGTGTTCACTNAATTCTTTATTCCTGATACCGACTCTGACCCCACAACTGTTTGATACTAAGCCAATAAACCCTTATATTTGA